A genomic segment from Leguminivora glycinivorella isolate SPB_JAAS2020 chromosome 27, LegGlyc_1.1, whole genome shotgun sequence encodes:
- the LOC125240227 gene encoding toll-like receptor 6 translates to MNIYAFVICNCLAMVWGQQVQPCLTGSMTDIQPWVDRNGRLKPEAKPMSIDVSESRQPMATLELELNQDTRNPRKIRILSMARCSLRTVPEVFSLQDDNQRPLSDVIEYLTLYGNKFDDHQSTGDRYDSFLNATEARVLVQSIAYDTREASWPGSLKNTRFKNLRELDLRACAIATLSIGTFQGMEKLEALYLSENSIVYIDVQAFSGLKNLAHLDMSRNYHYDDFGNYKSLVLDSMDAIGDLNKLVSLDLSYTRLSLGNLMIFNSFGKTFQRLSLCETGLTKLRDNMFRNTSIRFLDVSGNNGILNQFGALSGLENTLEVLYAVKVGLVNLNVLDRFKRLEILSVQNNEISLFTNDVTKTLVNLQILNLDYNRMTTWLDPKFSHMKNLKYLSLRKNNINMINENMLQDLKNIEYLGLSENFVICNCHTRELFETALITDRAATNRRALSSQYKKGGNNKFSSYHTGFEFYNAIIDKRTNVNKACEKDKNCDTEIHNDNITASYVLVDYDPNLYVCMQMIEGVYKPFSQPMSCDISPRDVDFEVVMDKSRMKLLALIIIPAILFPMLYYMFIFRKNFRYFCITVRNSALLSMINKDKIIDDSRIFNYDVFVSYCNDDRGWILDQLLPHLETNCGVSVCLHERDFQVGLSILENIVSCMDRSRSIMLVISKEFLLSQWCQFEMHLAQHRLLETRREDLMLVLLEEIPRRLRPTTLHYLMLTKTYIVYPSGAGESVKKDFWRRLGRSVTARRPDHENDSLA, encoded by the exons ATGAACATATATGCTTT TGTAATATGCAACTGTTTGGCGATGGTATGGGGGCAGCAAGTCCAGCCGTGTCTGACCGGGTCTATGACCGACATCCAGCCTTGGGTTGACCGCAATGGCAGACTTAAGCCGGAAG CTAAACCAATGTCTATAGACGTCTCCGAGTCGCGACAACCAATGGCGACGCTGGAGCTAGAACTGAACCAGGATACCAGGAATCCTCGGAAGATCAGGATACTGAGCATGGCGAGGTGCTCACTCAGAACTGTACCAGAG GTATTTTCGTTACAAGACGACAATCAAAGACCTCTATCCGATGTGATAGAATACTTGACCCTGTACGGTAACAAGTTTGACGACCACCAGTCCACTGGCGACCGGTATGACAGTTTCCTTAACGCCACTGAAGCCAGGGTGTTGGTACAGAGCATAGCATATGATACCAGAG AAGCCTCGTGGCCTGGCAGCCTAAAGAACACTCGTTTCAAAAACCTCCGCGAATTGGACTTAAGAGCATGCGCGATAGCAACTTTAAGCATAGGCACCTTCCAAGGCATGGAGAAACTAGAAGCCCTGTACCTGTCAGAAAACAGCATAGTATACATTGACGTTCAGGCATTCTCCGGCTTGAAAAACTTAGCCCACTTAGATATGAGCAGGAACTACCATTACGACGATTTTGGAAACTACAAGAGTTTGGTTCTAGATTCAATGGATGCTATAGGGGACTTGAATAAGTTGGTGTCTCTAGATCTATCTTACACTCGTCTGTCTCTCGGCAATCTGATGATATTTAATAGTTTTGGCAAGACATTCCAAAGACTCTCTCTCTGTGAGACAGGGTTAACGAAGCTCCGCGATAATATGTTTAGAAACACATCGATTAGATTCTTAGATGTGTCAGGAAACAATGGAATCTTAAACCAATTTGGCGCACTCAGTGGTCTAGAAAACACCCTTGAAGTTTTATACGCCGTTAAAGTTGGTTTAGTCAATCTTAACGTGCTTGATAGATTTAAACGTTTAGAAATATTAAGTGTGCAGAATAATGAGATCAGTCTTTTTACAAATGATGTCACTAAAACTTTGGTGAATCTACAGATATTGAACTTAGACTACAATAGGATGACAACATGGTTAGATCCAAAGTTCAGTCACATGAAGAACTTGAAGTATCTGTCTTTGAggaaaaataacataaatatgaTAAACGAAAATATGCTTCAAGATTTGAAGAATATAGAATATCTTGGTCTATCTGAGAATTTTGTGATTTGCAACTGCCATACGAGAGAATTGTTTGAAACTGCTTTAATAACTGACAGAGCAGCAACAAACAGAAGAGCATTAAGCTCTCAATACAAAAAAGgtggtaataataaatttagcaGTTACCACACAGGGTTTGAATTTTATAATGCCATTATTGATAAAAGAACAAACGTTAATAAAGCTTGTGAAAAGGATAAAAATTGTGACACGGAAATACACAATGACAACATTACTGCAAGTTATGTTTTGGTTGATTACGACCCCAATCTCTACGTATGCATGCAGATGATCGAAGGCGTATACAAGCCCTTTTCACAACCGATGAGCTGTGACATATCTCCCAGAGACGTGGACTTCGAAGTAGTAATGGACAAGAGTCGGATGAAACTGCTGGCTTTGATCATAATTCCAGCCATTTTGTTTCCTATGCTGTACTACATGTTTATATTTAGAAAGAATTTTAGATATTTCTGCATAACGGTCAGAAATTCTGCGCTTTTGAGTATGATTAATAAGGATAAGATTATAGATG ATTCCCGTATCTTCAACTACGACGTGTTTGTATCATACTGTAATGACGATCGTGGATGGATCCTGGACCAGTTGCTTCCTCATCTGGAGACTAACTGTGGCGTCAGCGTGTGCCTTCATGAGAGGGACTTCCAG GTGGGACTCTCAATTCTGGAGAACATCGTGTCTTGTATGGATCGCTCAAGGAGCATCATGCTCGTCATCTCAAAAGAGTTCCTGCTCAGTCAGTGGTGTCAGTTTGAGATGCATCTGGCACAGCATAG ACTTCTAGAAACCCGCCGAGAGGACCTTATGTTGGTCCTTCTAGAAGAGATTCCCCGTCGTCTCCGACCAACTACCCTGCACTACCTGATGCTGACGAAGACCTACATAGTCTACCCAAGTGGGGCTggtgagagcgttaagaaggaCTTCTGGAGAAGACTGGGCAGGAGCGTCACTGCTAGGAGACCGGACCACGAGAACGACTCactagcatag